GGCCCGTTCTTACCGCCGTTCATCTGGTTCGCGCTGAAAACCGCGTTCTTCATGATGATGTTCATTTTGATTCGCGCAGCGTTACCGCGTCCGCGTTATGACCAGGTAATGTCCTTCGGCTGGAAAGTGTGCCTGCCGCTGACGCTCGTCAACTTGTTGGTAACGGCGGCTGTCATTCTCTGGCAGCAGCCATAAGGGGCTATAGACCATGACCTTAAAAGAATTACTGGTAGGCTTCGGTACCCAGGTACGCAGTATCTGGATGATCGGCCTGCACGCGTTTGCCAAACGCGAAACCCGGATGTACCCGGAAGAGCCGGTATATCTGCCGCCGCGCTACCGTGGCCGTATCGTGCTGACGCGCGACCCGGACGGTTCCGAGCGCTGCGTTGCCTGTAACCTGTGTGCGGTAGCGTGTCCGGTAGGCTGTATCTCTCTGCAGAAAGCAGAGACGGTAGACGGCCGCTGGTACCCTGAGTTCTTCCGCATCAACTTCTCACGCTGCATCTTCTGTGGTCTGTGTGAAGAAGCGTGCCCAACCACGGCGATTCAGCTCACCCCGGACTTCGAACTGGGTGAGTACAAGCGTCAGGATCTGGTGTACGAGAAAGAGGATCTGCTGATTTCCGGTCCGGGCAAATACCCGGAATATAACTTCTACCGGATGGCGGGTATGGCAATCGACGGCAAAGATAAGGGCGAAGCGGAGAACGAAGCCAAGCCTATCGACGTCAAGAGCCTGTTACCGTAAGGAGAGGGCAATGGAATTCGCTTTTTATATCTGTGGCCTTATCGCCATCCTGGCTACGCTGCGAGTGATTACGCACACCAATCCGGTGCATGCGCTGCTGTACTTAATCATTTCGCTGCTGGCTATTTCCGGGGTGTTCTTTGCGCTCGGCGCGCACTTTGCCGGTGCGCTGGAAATCATCGTCTACGCCGGGGCCATCATGGTGCTGTTCGTCTTCGTTGTGATGATGCTGAATCTGGGCGGCTCTGAAATTGAGCAGGAACGTCAGTGGTTAAAACCGCAGGTGTGGATTGGCCCGGCAATTTTGTCGGCCATCATGCTGGTGGTGATTGTTTATGCCATTCTCGGTGTGAACGACCAGGGCATCGACGGTACGCCAATCGGCGCGAAAGAAGTGGGTATCACGCTGTTTGGACCGTACGTTCTGGCGGTAGAACTGGCCTCTATGCTGCTGCTGGCGGGTCTGGTTGTTGCCTTCCACGTTGGCCGCGAAGAGCGTGCTGGTGAGGTGCTGAGCAACCGCACTGACGACCGCGCGAAAAGAAAAACGGAGGAACGCGCATGATCCCCTTAACACATGGACTGATCCTCGCTGCGATTTTATTCGTTCTGGGCTTAACCGGTCTGGTTATCCGCCGCAATCTGCTGTTTATGCTGATCGGTCTGGAAATCATGATTAACGCCTCCGCGCTGGCCTTCGTGGTCGCCGGAAGCTACTGGGGCCAGACCGATGGTCAGGTGATGTACATTCTCGCCATCAGCCTCGCGGCTGCCGAAGCGAGTATTGGCCTGGCGCTGTTACTGCAGCTCCATCGTCGCCGCCAGAACCTGAACATCGATTCAGTAAGTGAGTTGCGTGGATGAACATGCTTGCCTTAACCATTATTTTTCCGCTGATTGGCTTCGTGCTGCTGGCGTTTTCTCGCGGCCGCTGGTCTGAGAATCTGTCTGCGACCGTCGGCATGGGCTCTGTCGGTCTGGCTGCGCTGGTAACAGCGTATGCGGGTATCGATTTCTTCAACAACGGACGTCAGGCCTTCAGCGTGCCGCTGTGGACCTGGATGTCGGTCGGTGATTTCAACATCGGTTTTAACCTGGTGCTGGATGGTCTCTCGCTGACCATGCTCTCCGTGGTCACCGGCGTGGGCTTCCTGATCCACATGTTCGCCTCCTGGTACATGCGCGGTGAAGAGGGTTACTCCCGCTTCTTTGCTTACACCAACCTGTTTATCGCCAGCATGGTGGTTCTGGTGCTGGCCGATAACCTGCTGCTGATGTATCTGGGCTGGGAAGGCGTGGGTCTCTGTTCGTACCTGCTGATCGGGTTCTACTACACCGATCCGAAGAATGGCGCAGCGGCCATGAAAGCGTTCGTCGTGACCCGTGTGGGTGACGTCTTCCTCGCGTTCGCGCTGTTCATTCTCTACAACGAACTGGGCACACTGAACTTCCGCGAAATGGTGGAACTGGCGCCAGCACACTTCGCCGCAGGCAACAACATGCTGTGGTGGGCAACGCTGATGCTGCTGGGTGGTGCTGTGGGTAAATCTGCACAGCTGCCGTTGCAGACATGGCTGGCCGACGCGATGGCGGGTCCAACTCCTGTCTCCGCGCTGATCCACGCCGCGACCATGGTCACTGCCGGTGTGTACCTGATTGCGCGTACCCATGGCCTGTTCCTGATGACCCCGGAAATTCTGCATCTGGTGGGTATCGTCGGTGCGGTCACACTGGTACTGGCAGGCTTTGCCGCGCTGGTGCAGACCGACATCAAACGCGTTCTTGCTTATTCCACCATGAGCCAGATTGGCTACATGTTCCTGGCGCTTGGCGTTCAGGCGTGGGACGCGGCGATTTTCCACCTGATGACGCACGCGTTCTTTAAAGCGCTGCTGTTCCTCTCATCCGGTTCCGTGATCCTGGCCTGCCATCACGAGCAGAACATCTTCAAGATGGGCGGACTGCGTAAGTCCATCCCGCTGGTGTATGTCTGCTTCCTGGTGGGCGGCGCGGCGCTGGCGGCACTGCCGCTGATTACCGCGGGCTTCTTCAGTAAGGACGAAATCCTTGCCGGTGCCATGGCGAATGGTCATATCAATCTGATGGTTGCGGGTCTGGTCGGTGCGTTCATGACCTCCCTGTATACCTTCCGTATGATTTTCATCGTATTCCACGGTAAAGAACAAATTCACGCTCACGCAGGGAAGGGGATTACTCACCACCTGCCGCTGATTGTGCTGCTGGTACTCTCCACCTTCGTTGGCGCGATGATTGTGCCACCGCTGCAGGGCGTACTGCCAGACACCACCGAGCTTGAGCACGGTCGCGTTCTGACGCTTGAAATCACCTCTGGTGTGGTTGCTATCGCAGGCATTCTGATTGCTGCATGGCTGTGGCTGGGCAAACGCACGCTGGTGACTGCTGTTGCCAACAGTGCGCCAGGCCGTCTGCTGGGCACCTGGTGGTACAACGCGTGGGGCTTCGACTGGCTGTACGACATGATCTTCGTTAAGCCGTTCCTGGGCATTGCGTGGCTGCTGAAGCGCGACCCACTGAACAGCCTGATGAATATCCCGGCGATCCTTTCCCGCTTTGCAGGCAAAGGCCTGCTGTACAGCGAGAACGGTTACCTGCGCTGGTATGTGGCGTCCATGAGCATCGGTGCGGTTGTCGTGCTGGCGCTGCTGATGGTGTTGCGTTGATCGTAACGTGAATTTTATTCGAATTCGTTGAAAATCAGGCCCCTGCTGGGGGCCTTAAAAAGGAATGTAAATCGCCATGTTACTACCCTGGCTAATATTAATTCCCTTCATCGGCGGCTTCCTGTGCTGGCAGACTGAACGCTTTGGCGTGAAGATGCCGCGCTGGATCGCGCTGATCACCATGGGATTGACGCTCGCGCTTGGTCTGCAACTCTGGTTGCAGGGTGGCTACTCCCTGACCCAGTCTGCGGGCATTCCGCAGTGGCAGTCTGAGTTTATCCTGCCGTGGATCCCACGTTTCGGCATTACGATCCACCTGGCGATTGACGGTCTGTCGCTGCTGATGGTAGTGCTGACCGGTCTGCTCGGCGTTCTGGCGGTACTTTGCTCCTGGCGAGAAATCGAAAAATACCAGGGCTTCTTCCACCTGAACCTGATGTGGATCCTGGGCGGCGTAATCGGCGTGTTCCTTGCCATCGACATGTTCCTGTTCTTCTTCTTCTGGGAGATGATGCTGGTGCCGATGTACTTCCTGATCGCGCTGTGGGGCCATAAGGCGTCCGACGGTAAAACGCGTATCACGGCGGCCACCAAATTCTTCATCTATACCCAGGCGAGTGGTCTGGTGATGCTGATTGCCATTCTGGCGCTGGTGTTTGTGCACCACAATGCGACCGGTGTCTGGACCTTCAACTACGAAGACCTGCTGAAGACCCCGATGTCTCACGGTGTGGAATACCTGCTGATGCTCGGCTTCTTCATCGCCTTTGCGGTGAAAATGCCGGTAGTACCGCTGCACGGCTGGCTGCCAGACGCACACTCTCAGGCGCCAACGGCAGGTTCTGTGGACCTGGCGGGCATCTTGCTGAAAACGGCAGCCTACGGTCTGCTGCGTTTCGCGCTGCCGCTGTTCCCGAACGCGTCCGCTGAGTTCGCACCGATTGCCATGTGGCTGGGTGTGATCGGTATCTTCTACGGTGCCTGGATGGCGTTCACGCAGTACGACATCAAACGTCTGATTGCGTACACCTCCGTCTCCCACATGGGCTTCGTGCTGATTGCTATCTACACCGGCAGCCAGCTGGCGTACCAGGGTGCGGTGATCCAGATGATTGCGCACGGTCTGTCCGCAGCCGGTCTCTTCATCCTCTGTGGTCAGCTGTACGAACGTCTGCACACCCGTGACATGCGTATGATGGGCGGTCTGTGGAGCAAAATTAA
This region of Enterobacter cloacae complex sp. R_G8 genomic DNA includes:
- the nuoI gene encoding NADH-quinone oxidoreductase subunit NuoI — protein: MTLKELLVGFGTQVRSIWMIGLHAFAKRETRMYPEEPVYLPPRYRGRIVLTRDPDGSERCVACNLCAVACPVGCISLQKAETVDGRWYPEFFRINFSRCIFCGLCEEACPTTAIQLTPDFELGEYKRQDLVYEKEDLLISGPGKYPEYNFYRMAGMAIDGKDKGEAENEAKPIDVKSLLP
- the nuoJ gene encoding NADH-quinone oxidoreductase subunit J gives rise to the protein MEFAFYICGLIAILATLRVITHTNPVHALLYLIISLLAISGVFFALGAHFAGALEIIVYAGAIMVLFVFVVMMLNLGGSEIEQERQWLKPQVWIGPAILSAIMLVVIVYAILGVNDQGIDGTPIGAKEVGITLFGPYVLAVELASMLLLAGLVVAFHVGREERAGEVLSNRTDDRAKRKTEERA
- the nuoK gene encoding NADH-quinone oxidoreductase subunit NuoK encodes the protein MIPLTHGLILAAILFVLGLTGLVIRRNLLFMLIGLEIMINASALAFVVAGSYWGQTDGQVMYILAISLAAAEASIGLALLLQLHRRRQNLNIDSVSELRG
- the nuoL gene encoding NADH-quinone oxidoreductase subunit L, with amino-acid sequence MNMLALTIIFPLIGFVLLAFSRGRWSENLSATVGMGSVGLAALVTAYAGIDFFNNGRQAFSVPLWTWMSVGDFNIGFNLVLDGLSLTMLSVVTGVGFLIHMFASWYMRGEEGYSRFFAYTNLFIASMVVLVLADNLLLMYLGWEGVGLCSYLLIGFYYTDPKNGAAAMKAFVVTRVGDVFLAFALFILYNELGTLNFREMVELAPAHFAAGNNMLWWATLMLLGGAVGKSAQLPLQTWLADAMAGPTPVSALIHAATMVTAGVYLIARTHGLFLMTPEILHLVGIVGAVTLVLAGFAALVQTDIKRVLAYSTMSQIGYMFLALGVQAWDAAIFHLMTHAFFKALLFLSSGSVILACHHEQNIFKMGGLRKSIPLVYVCFLVGGAALAALPLITAGFFSKDEILAGAMANGHINLMVAGLVGAFMTSLYTFRMIFIVFHGKEQIHAHAGKGITHHLPLIVLLVLSTFVGAMIVPPLQGVLPDTTELEHGRVLTLEITSGVVAIAGILIAAWLWLGKRTLVTAVANSAPGRLLGTWWYNAWGFDWLYDMIFVKPFLGIAWLLKRDPLNSLMNIPAILSRFAGKGLLYSENGYLRWYVASMSIGAVVVLALLMVLR
- the nuoM gene encoding NADH-quinone oxidoreductase subunit M; the protein is MLLPWLILIPFIGGFLCWQTERFGVKMPRWIALITMGLTLALGLQLWLQGGYSLTQSAGIPQWQSEFILPWIPRFGITIHLAIDGLSLLMVVLTGLLGVLAVLCSWREIEKYQGFFHLNLMWILGGVIGVFLAIDMFLFFFFWEMMLVPMYFLIALWGHKASDGKTRITAATKFFIYTQASGLVMLIAILALVFVHHNATGVWTFNYEDLLKTPMSHGVEYLLMLGFFIAFAVKMPVVPLHGWLPDAHSQAPTAGSVDLAGILLKTAAYGLLRFALPLFPNASAEFAPIAMWLGVIGIFYGAWMAFTQYDIKRLIAYTSVSHMGFVLIAIYTGSQLAYQGAVIQMIAHGLSAAGLFILCGQLYERLHTRDMRMMGGLWSKIKWLPALSMFFAVATLGMPGTGNFVGEFMILFGSFKVVPMITVISTFGLVFASVYSLAMLHRAYFGKAKSEIAAQELPGMSLRELFIILLLVVLLVLLGFFPQPILDTSHSAMGNIQQWFVNSASTTRP